From the genome of Methanoregula boonei 6A8:
AAGGCTCAAAAAGACCATGTTCCGGTTCGGGACCACCGTCTGTTTCATGCTCTCTTCTGCATAATGGCCTTCGGGAACGTCCCGGTCGGCCCGGGTCAGGCTGGACGGTGCAAGATCGTTGAGCACCGAGAGGTTGACAATTTTGTGGGGAATGGAGAGTTTTGCACAGGTCTTTTGTGCGCACGCGATCTCTTTTTTGTGTTTCTGGTGGTAATCGAACGTGATCGCACTGACCTCGTATCCCTGGTCGATGAGATCGTAGAGGAGGGTGGTGCTGTCCATCCCGCCTGAAAGAATAAGAACCGCTTTCATGCCGGTACCTGTTTCCATCACACTGGTATTTGAGGGGAACTATAATAAGGAAGCGGCGGGTTTGCAGTCAGCCGGTGAACGCTACCCGCGGGATGTGAGCCGGTGCCCGGAGGGACGTGCATATTTCCGGGGTCTGGCTTCAGTCGGATCTAAAAAAAAAAGAAACGGGTGCGTCAGTATCCTTTTGATGGATATCAGGCCGCTGAATCGAGATCGCCGAGCAGTTTTTTTATGTCGATCCAGATGATAAGCTCGTTTATCTCCTTGTCTTTTACCTTGACCTTGCGCTTGATGATCCCGATGATTGCCGTATCCTCGTGACTGATCGATGCGGATGTATGGTCGACCTGGTTGCCTTCGAAGGTGGAGACCGAGGTCACATCGTCGACCAGGATCCCAACCTTGGATGAGGTGATCTTGTCATCAAGGACAATGATCCGCGAGGTTTCGAGTGCGGTTGTGCTCGCATCGGTGATGTTCAGGCGGTGCTTGAGGTCAATGATCATCGTGATCTCGCCCCGGAGATCAATGATCCCGCGGACATAGGGAGCGACATTGGGGAGCTTGGTGATCGTGGTGTACTCCACAACTTCTTTCACATCGAACAGATCGATGGCGAAATGCTCGTTTCCGAGCACAAACTCCACGACCTGGATGGAGCTCATGCCGCCCTGGGATGCAGACGGGGATTTTTCCGCTGCCAATGGTTCACCTGACTTTACCGTCATGGCCACCATCTCCCGGATTAGTCCACCTTGAATTTCCGGTTGGCTTCCATTGCCTCGACGGCCACATTATTGACGGTCTGGATCATCCGCGTGATCTCATCAAGGGCAGCTGCAGATTCCTCGGTTGCCGCTGCGGCGTCCCCGGCCTCTTTTGCGGTCCGCTCGATAATCCCGCCGACTTCGTGGACGCTTGCGGTAATTTCCTCGGTGGTTGCGGCCTGTTCTTCGGTTGCGGCCGCTACCTCGGATGCACTGTTCACTACCGTCTCTGCCGCGGTCTGGATCTTCCTGAATGCGGCAAGGGCATCGGCGGACGCGGCAACTCCCTTGTCTACGAGCTCTTTTGAGGCCTCCATTGCGTCGGTTGCCTTCTTTGTGGCCGCATTGAGCTGGGTGATCATGTCCTCGATCCTTTCCGCGCTGGACCGGGATTCCTGGGCAAGGGATTTGACCTCGGATGCGACAACGGCAAAGCCTCTGCCGTGCTCTCCGGCCCGGGCTGCCTCAATTGCGGCATTCAGTGCAAGCAGGTTTGTCTGGTTGGCAAGGTCGCGGATGAGCACGATGATCTTGCTGATGTCTGCCATCTGCTTCTCGATCTCTTTGACGATCCCGTGTACGTTCGTGGTAGACACGGTGATCTCATCCATATCCTTGTTGACTGTCTCCGCAAGGATCGCACCGTCTTTTGCTGCATCGTTTGCGCTCTTTGCCTGGTTGGTGACACTCTCCATACTTGAGGTGATTTCCTCAACTGCCGCGCTCATGTCCTGCATGGCCTTGGAGATCTGGTCGACGCCCTCGGCTGCATGCTGGGCATTTTCGCTGACTACCCCGGCATTCTTTGCGATCTGGTTTACGCCTTTTGAGGCATCCTCGATGCTCCGGTTCGCATTGTCAGCCGTTGTCGTGAGGTTCTGCATCTGCTTGTTGACATCCCCGATGTTCTTTTCGAGACTGACTACAATCCCGCGAACGGCATCGCGGAGTTTGACAATCTGTTCGTACGTTGCCTTCGTGTCCTCATCCGGCTTGGTAATCTCGTGGCGCACGGTCAGGTCCCCGGCTGCCATCTTCGCATAGACCACGCTCAGGTCGGCAACCTCTTTTTCCATATATTTCTGGACCTTCACATGGGACGTGATCTCATTGTACGTGATATAAACGTACTTTACTTCCCCATGTTCGTTCAGGATTGGCATATTTGTCCTGACAACAACGTGGATCCCGGAGGAGGATTCAAGCGTGCTGCTTCCATGGGTAGTCCGCCGGGTACTGATAGACTCTGCCACCGACTCCCCGCTGTTCTCAAGATATCTGATCATATTCTGGTCACGGAAATCCGAGAACCGGATTGCCATGAGGCGATCCTTGGAAAACCCTACCATTCTGCAGAAGCCATCGTTTACAAGCTGGAACTTCTGGTTTGCATCTACGACTGCCTGTGCGAGCGGATTTTTCTCGAACATCTCTGTTAAATCCTGTACTTCAACCATTTTCATCACCCGAGTCTTACGACTGTTTCTTTCCACACTTCGTTCATGATCTGCCCAAAGCCGACATATACTGCAGAGAGTCCGCAGAGGATCCCTTCAATACCGGCAATTACGATGATGGTGCTGTTCCCGAGCGCATTTCCTACGATCAGCAGGAGGAAGAGCAGTACCAGGAGGCCAAAGACCACCTGCATGGATTTTGCCATCCTGAATGTGATCAAAAACATCCCAAGCGAGAACATCCCCCATATCCCAAGGAAACAGACAAGCCCCTCTCCGGAAAGAGCAGGCCCCCATCCCCAGATGGGCAT
Proteins encoded in this window:
- a CDS encoding chemotaxis protein CheW, with protein sequence MTVKSGEPLAAEKSPSASQGGMSSIQVVEFVLGNEHFAIDLFDVKEVVEYTTITKLPNVAPYVRGIIDLRGEITMIIDLKHRLNITDASTTALETSRIIVLDDKITSSKVGILVDDVTSVSTFEGNQVDHTSASISHEDTAIIGIIKRKVKVKDKEINELIIWIDIKKLLGDLDSAA
- a CDS encoding methyl-accepting chemotaxis protein yields the protein MVEVQDLTEMFEKNPLAQAVVDANQKFQLVNDGFCRMVGFSKDRLMAIRFSDFRDQNMIRYLENSGESVAESISTRRTTHGSSTLESSSGIHVVVRTNMPILNEHGEVKYVYITYNEITSHVKVQKYMEKEVADLSVVYAKMAAGDLTVRHEITKPDEDTKATYEQIVKLRDAVRGIVVSLEKNIGDVNKQMQNLTTTADNANRSIEDASKGVNQIAKNAGVVSENAQHAAEGVDQISKAMQDMSAAVEEITSSMESVTNQAKSANDAAKDGAILAETVNKDMDEITVSTTNVHGIVKEIEKQMADISKIIVLIRDLANQTNLLALNAAIEAARAGEHGRGFAVVASEVKSLAQESRSSAERIEDMITQLNAATKKATDAMEASKELVDKGVAASADALAAFRKIQTAAETVVNSASEVAAATEEQAATTEEITASVHEVGGIIERTAKEAGDAAAATEESAAALDEITRMIQTVNNVAVEAMEANRKFKVD
- a CDS encoding acetate uptake transporter, which translates into the protein MEVKEDSVFKNEFRLVDMTANPGGLGLLAFGLTTIILNMHNAGIFAMGSVVFAMGIFYGGLAQIVAGLMEWKKNNTFGMTAFISYGFFWISLVFLILMPIWGWGPALSGEGLVCFLGIWGMFSLGMFLITFRMAKSMQVVFGLLVLLFLLLIVGNALGNSTIIVIAGIEGILCGLSAVYVGFGQIMNEVWKETVVRLG